Proteins encoded within one genomic window of Hermetia illucens chromosome 2, iHerIll2.2.curated.20191125, whole genome shotgun sequence:
- the LOC119649187 gene encoding U6 snRNA-associated Sm-like protein LSm5, producing MTAIPPVNQSTLLPLELVDKCIGSRIHIIMKNDKEMVGTLLGFDDFVNMLLEDVTEYENTSEGRRITKLDQILLNGNNITMLVPGGDMPDA from the exons ATGACCGCGATTCCACCTGTTAATCAATCAACCCTTCTACCTTTGG AATTGGTGGATAAATGCATCGGTTCCCGCATTCACATTATTATGAAAAATGACAAGGAAATGGTTGGGACTTTGTTAGGGTTTGACGACTTTGTAAACATGCTTCTGGAAGATGTGACAGAATATGAAAACACGTCGGAAGGACGACGAATTACCAAACTTGATCAGATCCTTTTGAATGGAAATAATATTACCATG CTGGTTCCAGGTGGAGATATGCCGGATGCATAA